The following coding sequences are from one Microbulbifer sp. TB1203 window:
- a CDS encoding MarC family protein, giving the protein MNLDWEQFANSFLLLLVLLNPFIMSIYLLDLVKRVELRLFTQLIVRAFLISLLVFLLFAWFGERIFDNLFQVRFLAFMIFGGMTFLIIGTRLILGMGPPVDVMSTQSREVAGAIAMPFIVGPGTISASVIAGSRVGAPAASLAITLAIVVAAISMILLKILHDWVQTRHERYVERYVEIAGRITALFTGSFAVDMILKGVERWLFLLQQGGL; this is encoded by the coding sequence ATGAATCTGGATTGGGAGCAGTTTGCCAACTCCTTTTTGTTGCTCTTGGTACTGCTGAATCCGTTCATTATGAGCATCTACCTGCTGGATCTGGTCAAGCGGGTGGAGCTCAGGCTTTTCACCCAGCTGATCGTGCGCGCTTTCCTGATCAGCCTGTTGGTTTTTCTGCTGTTCGCCTGGTTCGGCGAGCGGATTTTCGACAATCTGTTCCAGGTGCGCTTCCTGGCCTTTATGATCTTTGGCGGAATGACTTTCCTGATTATCGGAACCCGCCTGATCCTGGGCATGGGGCCGCCGGTGGATGTCATGAGTACGCAGTCCCGAGAAGTGGCCGGGGCCATCGCCATGCCGTTTATCGTCGGTCCGGGCACTATCAGCGCCTCGGTGATCGCCGGCAGCCGTGTCGGCGCCCCCGCTGCCTCCCTCGCCATAACACTGGCCATAGTCGTCGCTGCCATTTCCATGATCCTGCTGAAAATTCTCCACGACTGGGTGCAGACCCGCCACGAGCGCTACGTGGAGCGTTACGTGGAAATCGCCGGACGCATCACCGCACTGTTCACCGGTTCCTTTGCGGTGGATATGATTTTGAAAGGGGTGGAGCGGTGGCTGTTTCTGCTTCAGCAGGGAGGTCTGTAA
- a CDS encoding sodium/sugar symporter, producing the protein MAMTSLDLAVFAGYCILLLGFAWWISREKAGHQRNTSDYFLASNALPWWAVGTSLIASNISAEQIIGMTGSGYAIGLAIASYEWMAAITLIIIGKYFLPTFLEQKIYTMPQFLEQRFDHRVQLVMAFFWLAVYTFVNLTAVLYLGALAIKTITGVEMFYGMLFLAVFSAAYSLYGGLKAVAFTDIIQVTLLVFGGLMVTYLALDTIADGQGVFAGFGILLERVPQSFDMILSPEHKDYVSLPGISVLIGGLWVMNLSYWGFNQYITQRTLAAKSLREAQKGIALAAFLKLLMPILVVLPGIAALVLVPNLEKPDQAYPEMMKLVPAGLLGLTFAALVAAIASSLSSMANSVSTIFTMDIYRQLAGTQRSEKHLVLVGRTAALTAMVVAMVIAEPLLGKLDQAFQYIQEFTGFFTPGVVAIFLLGFFYKKANALSALVAGIGSVVLSALARIFWPELPFMDRVGLIFVACLLLGMLVAGKEKNPKAIETGSVDYSTSSGFNLSALCISLILVALYYTWW; encoded by the coding sequence ATGGCGATGACAAGTCTGGACCTGGCGGTATTCGCCGGCTACTGTATTCTGCTTCTGGGCTTCGCCTGGTGGATATCCCGGGAGAAGGCCGGCCACCAGCGCAACACTTCCGACTATTTTCTGGCGAGCAATGCGCTGCCCTGGTGGGCCGTAGGCACTTCACTGATCGCCTCGAACATTTCCGCCGAGCAGATCATCGGCATGACCGGTTCAGGTTACGCCATCGGCCTCGCCATCGCCTCCTACGAGTGGATGGCAGCCATCACGCTGATCATTATCGGCAAGTATTTCCTGCCCACCTTTCTGGAACAGAAAATCTATACCATGCCCCAGTTCCTGGAGCAGCGCTTCGACCACCGGGTGCAACTGGTAATGGCTTTCTTCTGGCTCGCCGTCTACACCTTCGTCAACCTCACCGCGGTACTCTACCTGGGCGCGCTGGCGATCAAGACGATTACCGGTGTGGAGATGTTCTACGGCATGCTGTTCCTGGCCGTTTTTTCCGCCGCCTACTCCCTTTATGGCGGTCTCAAGGCGGTGGCGTTTACCGATATCATCCAGGTGACGCTGCTGGTATTCGGCGGCCTGATGGTCACCTACCTGGCCCTGGATACCATTGCCGATGGCCAGGGGGTGTTCGCCGGTTTCGGTATATTGCTGGAACGGGTACCGCAGAGTTTCGACATGATTCTCTCCCCGGAGCACAAAGATTATGTCAGCCTGCCGGGAATCTCCGTGCTGATCGGTGGCCTTTGGGTGATGAACCTGTCCTACTGGGGCTTCAATCAGTACATCACACAGCGGACGCTGGCCGCGAAAAGCCTCCGCGAGGCGCAAAAGGGCATAGCCCTGGCCGCCTTCCTCAAACTGCTGATGCCGATACTGGTGGTACTGCCAGGCATCGCCGCGCTGGTACTGGTACCCAACCTGGAGAAGCCGGACCAGGCCTACCCGGAAATGATGAAACTGGTTCCCGCCGGACTGCTGGGGCTTACCTTCGCCGCGCTGGTTGCCGCCATCGCCTCGTCCCTGAGTTCCATGGCCAACAGCGTGTCCACCATTTTCACCATGGATATCTACCGCCAACTGGCCGGGACCCAACGCAGTGAAAAACACCTGGTGCTGGTCGGCCGCACCGCCGCACTGACCGCGATGGTGGTGGCGATGGTGATCGCCGAGCCGCTGCTCGGCAAGCTCGACCAGGCTTTCCAGTATATCCAGGAATTCACCGGCTTCTTCACCCCCGGCGTGGTGGCCATTTTCCTGCTCGGATTTTTCTATAAAAAGGCCAACGCCCTGTCGGCACTGGTTGCGGGTATCGGTTCCGTAGTGCTGTCGGCATTGGCTCGTATCTTCTGGCCGGAACTGCCGTTTATGGATCGGGTGGGGCTGATATTCGTCGCCTGCCTGCTGCTCGGCATGCTGGTGGCGGGAAAGGAGAAAAATCCCAAAGCCATCGAAACAGGCTCGGTGGACTACTCCACCAGCAGCGGCTTCAACCTTTCCGCACTGTGCATCAGTCTTATTCTCGTCGCCCTCTACTACACCTGGTGGTAA
- a CDS encoding 2-dehydro-3-deoxy-6-phosphogalactonate aldolase yields MTEQPIVATGAPHLPMVAILRGITTAEIVPVAEAIYQAGFRYIEVPLNSPDPLDTIAKLVEHFGDRACCGAGTVTTERQAEEVAATGARLIVSPNCNPRVIRRSLEQGMTVMPGIQTPTEAFAAIEAGTEYLKLFPAAHLGPEYVKHLKAVLPPEIRLLAVGGVHLDNMADFLRAGVHGFGIGGDLYKPGRTAEEVAELAERYIRKFLEFK; encoded by the coding sequence ATGACTGAACAACCGATCGTGGCAACGGGTGCGCCGCACCTGCCGATGGTGGCCATCCTGCGCGGCATCACCACCGCGGAAATAGTTCCTGTCGCCGAGGCGATTTACCAGGCGGGTTTCCGCTATATCGAAGTTCCACTCAATTCACCGGACCCGCTGGACACCATCGCCAAACTGGTGGAGCACTTCGGCGATCGCGCCTGCTGTGGTGCGGGCACGGTGACCACTGAGCGGCAGGCGGAGGAAGTGGCCGCGACAGGTGCGCGCCTGATTGTTTCGCCGAACTGCAACCCGCGGGTGATCCGCCGCAGTCTCGAGCAGGGAATGACCGTGATGCCCGGCATCCAGACTCCCACCGAAGCCTTCGCCGCCATAGAGGCGGGTACAGAATATTTGAAACTCTTTCCCGCCGCCCACCTGGGGCCGGAATACGTAAAACATCTCAAGGCGGTGCTGCCGCCGGAAATCCGCCTGCTCGCGGTGGGCGGGGTGCATCTGGACAATATGGCGGACTTCCTCCGCGCGGGCGTCCACGGCTTTGGCATCGGTGGAGATCTCTATAAGCCGGGACGAACGGCGGAGGAGGTGGCGGAATTGGCGGAACGCTATATCCGAAAATTTTTAGAATTCAAATAG
- a CDS encoding glycoside hydrolase family 2 TIM barrel-domain containing protein has translation MRKILIKNVAVILVILLAACGKPAQEAKTKPKSETGAVQLSVGQPQKLNRSSWQFMRSDSRLSLEQALQSGNWQSVTLPHTPRIEPRVVDDQWQGDAWYRLDIPFRSEWSGKKVYIDFEGAMNLAEVWLNGKTIGSHAGGYLPFTVELTDQLRAGGNRLLVRLNNRDNQVTGPKPLATLDFNMYGGLYRNVWLRAENPVHITDAVHAGEVASGGIFVRYPQVSKDAARVEVQTHIRNGAHAESLRVVHQLLDGGKVITRSEQEVSGAGRQSVTDRQSFSVAQPKLWSPSSPELYTLHTRVFAGDLLVDEEDTRIGIREFRLENGELFINGEKTFLRGVNRHQEYPYVGYALSDAAQYRDAALIKAAGFDYVRLSHYPHSKAFILAADELGLVLLDAILGWQYFNDTPEFRNHAVQTCRDLIRRDRNHPSVLAWECSLNESQMPEPFIDRLHAAVHEEFPGDNVYSAGWKPYGYDIYLQARQHRLDHYKEPTKPYIVSEYGDWEYYAMNAGLNQDNWGDLLQADRSSRQLLGDGEKRLQQQALNLMEAHNDNFNTPAFADGYWVMFDYNRGYADDLEASGLMSIERLPKFSYYFYQSQRDADDFAGPLAGGYMVHIASHWQPGSSNSFYVFSNADEVEIQLNGEPVARSAPNSRFTNLKHPPFHFQLDEFVPGILEAVAYAGGKEVARHRLVTPGAEAAELQLEVNTAGVAPVPGANDLLFAYARLLDKDGNHTHINGTAVHFEVSGDAKLVSPAAVDSEDGVAGALIRLGTNLESVNVSAKSAQLAPAETALSLN, from the coding sequence ATGAGAAAAATACTAATCAAAAACGTCGCTGTCATCCTTGTCATCCTTCTGGCCGCATGTGGAAAGCCGGCCCAGGAGGCCAAAACAAAACCGAAATCGGAAACCGGGGCGGTACAACTGTCCGTCGGCCAACCGCAAAAACTGAACCGCAGCAGCTGGCAGTTTATGCGCTCGGACAGCCGGCTCAGCCTCGAGCAAGCCCTGCAGTCCGGTAACTGGCAATCGGTCACCCTGCCCCACACGCCGCGCATCGAACCCCGGGTCGTCGACGACCAATGGCAGGGCGACGCCTGGTACCGGCTGGATATACCATTCCGCAGCGAATGGAGTGGCAAGAAAGTTTATATCGATTTTGAAGGCGCAATGAACTTGGCCGAAGTCTGGCTGAACGGCAAAACGATCGGAAGCCACGCGGGCGGCTACCTGCCCTTCACCGTGGAACTCACAGACCAGTTGCGGGCCGGCGGCAACCGGCTGCTGGTGCGCCTGAACAACCGCGACAACCAGGTTACCGGCCCCAAGCCGCTGGCCACCCTGGACTTCAATATGTACGGCGGCCTCTATCGCAACGTCTGGCTGCGCGCGGAAAACCCGGTGCATATCACCGACGCGGTCCACGCCGGCGAAGTGGCCTCCGGCGGTATCTTTGTCCGCTACCCGCAGGTTTCCAAAGACGCGGCACGGGTCGAGGTGCAGACCCATATCCGCAACGGCGCCCACGCGGAATCCCTGCGCGTGGTGCACCAACTGCTGGACGGAGGCAAGGTTATCACCCGGTCCGAACAAGAGGTCAGCGGCGCCGGCCGGCAAAGTGTGACCGACCGACAGTCCTTTTCGGTAGCACAGCCGAAACTCTGGTCCCCCTCCTCCCCGGAACTGTACACCCTGCACACCCGGGTATTTGCCGGCGACTTGCTGGTGGACGAGGAAGACACCCGCATCGGCATCCGCGAATTCCGCCTGGAAAACGGCGAGCTGTTTATCAATGGCGAAAAGACCTTCCTGCGCGGGGTGAACCGCCACCAGGAATACCCCTACGTGGGCTACGCTCTGTCCGATGCTGCCCAGTACCGGGACGCCGCGCTGATCAAGGCCGCCGGCTTCGACTATGTGCGCCTCTCCCACTACCCCCACTCCAAGGCGTTTATACTCGCCGCAGATGAGCTTGGGCTGGTGCTGCTGGATGCGATTCTCGGCTGGCAGTACTTCAATGACACGCCGGAATTCAGGAACCACGCGGTGCAGACCTGCCGCGACCTGATCCGCCGCGACCGCAACCACCCCTCGGTGCTGGCCTGGGAGTGCTCGCTAAACGAATCCCAAATGCCGGAGCCGTTTATCGACCGGTTGCACGCCGCAGTGCACGAGGAGTTTCCCGGAGACAACGTCTACTCTGCCGGCTGGAAGCCTTACGGATACGATATCTACCTGCAGGCGCGCCAGCACCGCCTCGACCACTACAAGGAGCCGACCAAGCCCTATATCGTGTCCGAGTACGGCGACTGGGAGTATTACGCGATGAACGCCGGCCTCAACCAGGACAACTGGGGCGACCTGCTGCAGGCGGACAGATCCAGCCGCCAGTTGCTCGGCGACGGCGAGAAGCGCTTGCAGCAGCAGGCCCTGAACCTGATGGAGGCCCATAACGACAACTTCAACACCCCCGCCTTCGCCGACGGCTACTGGGTGATGTTCGATTACAACCGCGGCTACGCCGACGACCTGGAGGCCTCGGGGCTGATGAGCATCGAGCGGCTGCCCAAGTTCAGCTACTACTTCTACCAGAGCCAGCGCGACGCCGACGACTTCGCCGGCCCGCTGGCGGGCGGCTACATGGTGCATATCGCAAGCCACTGGCAGCCGGGCTCGAGCAACAGCTTCTATGTATTCAGCAATGCGGACGAAGTGGAAATCCAGTTGAACGGCGAGCCGGTCGCGCGCAGCGCGCCGAATTCCCGCTTCACCAACCTGAAGCACCCGCCCTTCCATTTTCAGTTGGATGAGTTCGTGCCCGGCATCCTGGAAGCGGTCGCTTACGCTGGCGGAAAAGAAGTTGCCAGGCATCGGCTCGTCACGCCCGGCGCAGAAGCAGCGGAGCTGCAACTGGAAGTGAACACCGCCGGTGTGGCACCGGTGCCGGGCGCCAATGACCTGCTGTTCGCCTATGCGCGACTGCTCGACAAGGATGGCAACCATACCCATATCAATGGCACAGCAGTACACTTCGAAGTGTCCGGCGATGCCAAACTGGTATCCCCGGCCGCCGTCGACAGCGAAGACGGCGTGGCCGGCGCCCTGATCCGCCTGGGCACCAACCTGGAAAGCGTCAATGTGAGCGCGAAATCCGCACAGCTGGCCCCAGCCGAGACAGCTCTCAGCCTGAATTGA
- a CDS encoding 2-dehydro-3-deoxygalactonokinase, translating to MNNPTGNISSDTGELVAVDWGTSSFRLSLLDGEGRLLEQRVSGRGVGQMRREELLPFLLGEIAKLPGRARTLPVILCGMVGSTIGLQNVPYQPCPVDPQQLAASLAPLENADLNARIVPGLSTRTAGGELEVMRGEETQIVGWLAQASEEERRSSWLCLPGTHAKWVNIEKGEVQQFSTAITGELYALLSNHSVLVQGDQKFSREAFDSGVATSDENPDLVFNLFSARTRVLDQRLPSSEAAAYLSGLLIGSEIRARLDLASAAPGADSTVHLIGDLHITELYQRALAHRGIGSRQYEGADLALNGLRQLYQQSRKHD from the coding sequence ATGAACAACCCAACGGGAAATATTTCAAGCGATACCGGCGAATTGGTGGCGGTGGACTGGGGCACCAGCAGCTTCCGCCTCTCCCTCCTCGACGGCGAAGGGCGATTACTGGAACAGCGGGTTTCCGGCCGCGGCGTGGGGCAGATGCGCCGGGAAGAGCTTCTGCCCTTTCTGCTCGGGGAAATTGCCAAATTGCCCGGCCGCGCACGGACACTGCCTGTCATTCTCTGCGGAATGGTCGGCTCCACCATCGGCCTGCAGAATGTGCCCTACCAGCCGTGCCCGGTGGACCCCCAGCAACTGGCCGCCTCCCTGGCGCCGTTGGAAAATGCGGACCTCAATGCCCGTATAGTTCCCGGTCTCAGCACACGCACCGCCGGTGGCGAACTGGAAGTGATGCGCGGCGAGGAAACACAGATTGTCGGCTGGCTGGCGCAGGCCTCGGAAGAGGAGCGCCGGTCGAGCTGGCTGTGTCTGCCGGGCACCCATGCAAAGTGGGTGAACATTGAGAAGGGCGAGGTGCAGCAATTCAGCACCGCTATCACCGGGGAACTCTACGCGCTGCTCAGCAATCACAGCGTGCTGGTGCAGGGCGACCAGAAGTTCTCCCGCGAGGCATTCGATTCGGGAGTCGCCACCAGTGACGAAAACCCCGACCTTGTTTTCAATCTCTTCTCCGCACGAACCCGCGTACTGGACCAGCGGCTGCCGTCTTCCGAAGCCGCGGCCTATTTGTCAGGGCTGCTGATCGGCAGCGAGATCCGCGCGCGCCTCGACCTGGCATCCGCTGCCCCCGGCGCGGATTCGACGGTCCACCTGATCGGCGACCTGCACATCACCGAACTCTACCAGCGGGCCCTGGCCCACCGGGGTATCGGCAGCCGCCAATACGAGGGCGCAGACCTGGCGCTGAACGGTCTGCGGCAACTCTATCAACAGAGCAGAAAACATGACTGA
- a CDS encoding IlvD/Edd family dehydratase, which yields MSDNKKPKRRSQLSYGKLDKDGFIHRSWMKAQGYPDHCFDGRPIIGLCNTWSEITPCNSGLRELAEYVKRGIWEAGGVPLEFPVTSLGETQMRPTAMLFRNLLAMDVEESIRGNPIDGVVLLGGCDKTTPGQLMGAASVNLPTIVVSSGPMLNGKFRGRDIGSGTDVWKFSEAVRAGEMPVEDFIAAESGMSRSRGVCMTMGTASTVSNLVEAMGLCLPYNGSLPAVDARRQALAHMSGREIVRLVEEDIRIRDIVTKESLINAIKVNAAVGGSTNSVMHLLAIAGRLEVELELEDFDRYSRDLPLIVDLMPSGRFLMEDYHYAGGLPAVMKKIAPHLELGATTVSGVTLGEQIESAECYNDEVIRNLDNPVRDNSGIWVLRGNLCPQGAIIKPNAASPELLKHTGRAVVFESIEDYHARKDLPELDIDESCIMVLKGCGPKGYPGMPEVGNMALPKKLLEKGVKDMLRISDARMSGTAFGSVILHVAPEAHAGGPLAVVRDGDLIEFDGEARSLNLKISDEELQARLAEWLNNKPESPYQRGYAKLYVDTVLQADKGADLDFLVGGSGDEVSRESH from the coding sequence ATGAGCGACAACAAAAAACCCAAACGCCGCAGCCAGCTGAGCTACGGCAAGCTGGACAAGGACGGCTTTATCCACCGCTCCTGGATGAAGGCACAGGGCTACCCGGACCACTGTTTCGACGGCCGTCCCATCATCGGCCTCTGCAACACCTGGTCGGAAATCACCCCCTGCAACTCGGGCCTGCGCGAGCTGGCGGAATACGTCAAGCGCGGCATCTGGGAGGCCGGCGGGGTACCGCTGGAATTTCCGGTGACCAGCCTCGGCGAGACCCAGATGCGCCCCACCGCCATGCTGTTCCGCAACCTGCTGGCGATGGACGTGGAGGAATCCATCCGCGGCAATCCCATCGACGGCGTGGTGCTGCTCGGCGGCTGCGACAAGACCACCCCGGGGCAGCTGATGGGCGCGGCCAGCGTCAACCTGCCGACCATCGTGGTCTCCTCCGGCCCCATGCTCAACGGCAAGTTCCGCGGGCGCGATATCGGTTCCGGCACCGACGTGTGGAAGTTCTCCGAGGCGGTGCGCGCCGGGGAAATGCCCGTGGAGGACTTTATTGCCGCGGAGAGCGGCATGTCCCGCTCCCGAGGCGTATGCATGACTATGGGCACCGCCTCCACCGTCTCCAACCTGGTGGAGGCCATGGGCCTGTGCCTGCCATACAACGGTTCGCTGCCGGCGGTGGATGCGCGGCGCCAGGCGCTGGCGCATATGAGCGGGCGCGAGATAGTACGTCTGGTGGAAGAGGATATCCGCATCCGGGATATCGTTACCAAGGAATCCCTGATCAACGCCATCAAGGTCAACGCCGCCGTGGGCGGCTCCACCAACTCGGTGATGCACCTGCTGGCCATCGCCGGGCGCCTGGAGGTCGAGCTGGAACTGGAGGACTTCGACCGCTACAGCCGCGACCTGCCGCTGATCGTCGACCTGATGCCCTCCGGCCGCTTCCTGATGGAAGACTACCATTACGCCGGCGGCCTGCCCGCGGTGATGAAGAAGATCGCCCCCCACCTGGAACTGGGCGCCACCACCGTCAGCGGCGTGACCCTGGGCGAGCAGATCGAATCCGCCGAGTGCTATAACGACGAGGTGATCCGCAACCTCGACAACCCGGTGCGGGACAACTCCGGCATCTGGGTGCTGCGCGGCAACCTCTGCCCCCAGGGCGCCATCATCAAGCCCAACGCCGCTTCCCCTGAACTGCTCAAGCACACCGGCCGCGCGGTGGTGTTCGAATCTATCGAGGACTACCACGCGCGCAAGGACCTGCCGGAGCTGGATATCGACGAGAGCTGCATCATGGTGCTCAAGGGCTGCGGCCCCAAAGGCTATCCGGGTATGCCGGAAGTGGGGAACATGGCCCTGCCAAAAAAGCTGCTGGAAAAAGGGGTAAAAGACATGCTGCGCATCTCCGACGCGCGCATGAGCGGTACCGCCTTCGGCTCGGTGATCCTGCACGTGGCACCGGAAGCCCACGCCGGCGGGCCGCTGGCAGTGGTGCGCGACGGCGACCTGATCGAATTCGACGGCGAGGCGCGCAGCCTGAACCTGAAAATCTCCGACGAGGAACTACAGGCGCGACTGGCCGAGTGGCTGAACAACAAACCGGAATCGCCCTACCAGCGCGGTTACGCCAAGCTGTATGTGGACACAGTATTGCAGGCGGATAAAGGAGCCGACCTGGACTTTCTGGTCGGCGGTTCCGGCGACGAAGTTTCCAGAGAATCCCACTGA
- a CDS encoding cellulase family glycosylhydrolase: MTNPGFENGTNGWTLNGDASAQYTESNGRNGNRLTHWSSSSSYTAETKQTLMGLAAGTYRLSAYTVGGETTQAWLWADCDGQSYSTPIPSSPWGSWSQVVVDNIQLSGGSCELGITTENSEWSSFDDVVFELVASGGDTEILLQENTAGFCGVDGSVDSNHDGFTGSGFANTDNAAGNGVDWKIEVPSSGNYTLAWRYANGGSTNRPGSVQVNGSSAATVDFPSTGAWTSWTSAGATIALSAGDNTVRLQATTSAGLGNIDSLTVTGNSPQAANCSGSNPGGLTSIELTPLMGVGWNLGNSLEAIRGETAWGNPVVTSQLINSVKAAGFNTIRIPVAWSQFSNAQNFTISSSWMNRVEEVVNYALDADMYVILNNHWDEGWMQPTYAQQDYVNNRLAIMWTQIANHFADYDHRLLFAGSNEVMVDGDYGTPTQEYYTVQNSFNQTFVDTVRATGGLNPTRYLVVQSFNTNIDHAIDFAVIPEDTVQNRLFMEVHFYDPYNFTLNANSGITQWGSGATDPSKTESWAHESYVDSQFNRMKTHFVNNGVGLILGEYGVISRPNVWDHEQYRVYWNEYVTQSSVNHQMVPVYWDNGYAGDGGMALFDRNNGNWLYSDLINAIVNVQ, encoded by the coding sequence TTGACCAATCCCGGGTTCGAAAACGGTACCAACGGTTGGACACTGAACGGGGACGCGTCGGCACAGTATACCGAATCCAACGGACGCAATGGCAACCGTTTGACTCACTGGTCGTCGAGTTCTTCCTACACGGCCGAGACCAAACAGACGCTAATGGGGCTGGCGGCGGGGACCTACCGCCTGTCGGCCTACACCGTCGGCGGTGAAACCACCCAGGCCTGGCTCTGGGCCGACTGCGACGGCCAAAGCTACTCAACTCCCATTCCCTCCAGCCCCTGGGGCAGTTGGTCCCAGGTAGTCGTTGACAATATCCAGTTGAGCGGCGGCAGTTGCGAGTTGGGCATAACGACCGAAAACAGCGAATGGAGCAGCTTCGACGATGTGGTCTTCGAGCTGGTAGCTTCCGGGGGCGACACCGAAATTCTGCTCCAGGAAAACACCGCGGGCTTTTGCGGCGTGGACGGTTCGGTCGACAGCAACCACGACGGCTTTACCGGCAGCGGTTTTGCCAACACCGACAACGCCGCGGGCAACGGCGTTGACTGGAAGATCGAGGTGCCGAGCAGCGGCAACTACACCCTGGCGTGGCGGTACGCGAACGGCGGCTCGACCAACAGGCCCGGCAGCGTGCAGGTCAACGGCTCGAGCGCAGCCACAGTGGATTTTCCCTCCACCGGCGCCTGGACCAGCTGGACGTCCGCGGGCGCGACCATTGCCTTGAGCGCCGGCGACAATACAGTTCGCCTGCAGGCTACCACCAGTGCGGGACTGGGCAATATCGATTCCTTAACCGTGACCGGCAACAGTCCGCAGGCGGCCAACTGCAGCGGTTCAAACCCAGGCGGTCTGACGAGCATTGAGCTGACACCGCTAATGGGTGTCGGCTGGAACCTCGGCAATTCCCTGGAAGCCATTCGCGGTGAAACCGCCTGGGGTAATCCGGTGGTGACCAGCCAGCTGATCAATTCGGTCAAAGCAGCTGGCTTCAACACCATTCGCATTCCCGTGGCCTGGAGTCAGTTCTCCAACGCACAGAATTTCACCATCAGTTCAAGTTGGATGAACCGTGTTGAAGAAGTGGTGAATTACGCCCTGGATGCGGACATGTACGTGATTCTGAACAACCACTGGGATGAAGGCTGGATGCAGCCGACCTACGCCCAACAGGACTACGTCAACAATCGTCTCGCCATCATGTGGACCCAGATTGCCAACCACTTTGCGGACTACGATCATCGGCTTTTGTTCGCCGGTTCCAACGAAGTGATGGTAGATGGCGACTATGGTACGCCTACCCAGGAGTATTACACCGTGCAAAACAGCTTCAACCAGACGTTTGTTGATACTGTGCGCGCTACCGGTGGGTTAAATCCAACCCGTTACCTGGTGGTACAGTCGTTTAATACCAATATTGATCATGCGATCGACTTTGCTGTTATTCCGGAAGATACAGTCCAAAACCGCCTGTTCATGGAAGTACATTTTTACGACCCGTACAATTTCACCCTGAACGCCAATAGTGGAATTACTCAATGGGGTTCCGGTGCGACAGATCCCAGCAAGACCGAGTCCTGGGCTCATGAATCTTATGTGGATTCTCAATTCAATCGCATGAAAACGCATTTCGTGAATAACGGAGTAGGTTTGATTCTCGGTGAGTATGGCGTGATTTCACGCCCTAATGTTTGGGACCATGAACAATATAGAGTTTACTGGAATGAGTATGTCACTCAGTCAAGCGTCAACCATCAGATGGTCCCTGTGTATTGGGACAACGGCTATGCAGGCGACGGTGGCATGGCGCTATTTGATCGCAACAATGGCAATTGGCTGTATTCAGATCTCATCAACGCAATCGTTAACGTACAGTAA
- a CDS encoding IS1595 family transposase translates to MARNKVQFQKGISLTKFLKEHGTEDQCFDALCRWRWPDGFRCPHCGHDKYCDLSHRKLKQCNRCRRQTSITSRTIFDSTKLPLTTWFLGIFLITQDKKGISCMELARHLGISYNAAWRMKQKLMQVMLERDQHYKLSGFIELDDAYLGGERTGCKPGRGADGKTPFVAAVETTKEGQPSRIKLSIIKGFRSTEISAWSKRHLSEGSTVISDGLACFNAVTEAGCAHDKIVCGGGRASVEEPEFYWVNTVLGNLKSALRSTYHAIRPKYAQRYLAEFQYRFNRRFDLCALIPRLIYASLRTPPMPERLLKLGLA, encoded by the coding sequence ATGGCTCGCAACAAGGTACAGTTCCAGAAGGGCATCAGTTTGACCAAATTCCTCAAGGAGCACGGAACCGAGGACCAGTGCTTCGATGCGCTCTGCCGGTGGCGATGGCCAGACGGATTCCGCTGTCCCCACTGCGGGCATGACAAGTATTGCGACTTGTCTCACCGCAAGCTGAAGCAGTGCAACCGATGTCGCCGCCAGACGTCGATAACCTCGCGCACTATCTTCGACTCCACCAAGCTACCCCTTACCACCTGGTTTCTTGGTATCTTCCTCATTACCCAGGATAAGAAGGGCATCTCCTGCATGGAGCTGGCCCGTCACCTGGGTATCTCCTACAACGCTGCCTGGCGCATGAAGCAGAAGCTCATGCAGGTAATGCTGGAGCGGGACCAGCACTACAAGCTGTCCGGCTTCATCGAGCTGGATGACGCCTATCTTGGCGGCGAGCGTACCGGATGCAAGCCAGGACGCGGCGCTGACGGCAAGACACCCTTTGTTGCCGCTGTTGAAACCACCAAGGAAGGCCAGCCATCCCGGATCAAGCTCTCCATCATCAAGGGTTTCCGAAGCACCGAGATTTCCGCCTGGAGTAAGCGCCATCTGAGTGAAGGCAGCACTGTCATCTCGGATGGCCTCGCGTGTTTCAATGCCGTCACTGAAGCAGGTTGCGCACACGATAAGATTGTCTGTGGTGGTGGCCGCGCTTCCGTTGAAGAGCCCGAGTTCTATTGGGTGAATACTGTACTCGGCAATTTAAAGAGCGCTTTGCGCAGTACCTACCACGCAATCCGGCCTAAATATGCGCAGCGCTATCTGGCGGAATTCCAGTACCGATTCAACCGCAGATTCGATCTTTGCGCGCTCATTCCCCGGCTTATCTACGCCTCTCTCCGGACTCCACCAATGCCGGAAAGATTGCTTAAACTCGGCTTAGCTTAG